A genomic stretch from Ureibacillus composti includes:
- a CDS encoding acyl-CoA dehydrogenase family protein, whose amino-acid sequence MVINAVELQTIIDEKLKPLVKKIDEEALYASDYLYTLGKAGFFASSNKSNEETLFDEMELVRETAKVCMTTAFCLWCHLAALTYIRKSENQSLRDRLLPQLENGEVLGATGLSNPMKFYAELEKLHLKAERVEGGYIINGVLPSVSNLGDHHWFGAIATLNEQKEVMVFVNTDDETITLKEKVNYIGVNGSATFSCRFENTFVSDEEVISHEASVFVEKMRSIFVLYQIPLGIGVMESAIEGILKVKAKQNGCNDYLKVQVDDIRQNLHQIQQSLKEVLQTGEYSMKEICKIRLQTVYATLTAVQANMLHNGSAGYILGSAPSRKLREAYFFANLTPTVRHLEKMIHQL is encoded by the coding sequence ATGGTAATAAATGCAGTAGAATTACAAACGATTATTGATGAAAAATTAAAACCTTTAGTGAAAAAGATTGATGAAGAAGCCTTGTATGCATCGGATTATCTATATACACTGGGGAAAGCAGGATTTTTCGCCTCATCTAATAAATCGAACGAGGAAACGTTATTCGATGAAATGGAATTAGTGAGAGAAACAGCAAAAGTTTGTATGACGACTGCATTTTGCCTTTGGTGCCACCTCGCTGCATTAACATATATTCGTAAAAGTGAAAATCAATCTTTGCGAGACCGTCTACTTCCTCAGTTAGAAAATGGCGAAGTACTAGGAGCAACAGGTTTATCAAATCCAATGAAATTTTATGCTGAATTAGAAAAACTGCATTTAAAAGCAGAACGAGTGGAAGGAGGTTATATCATTAATGGTGTGCTTCCTTCTGTCTCAAATTTAGGGGATCATCATTGGTTTGGTGCCATTGCAACTTTAAATGAACAAAAAGAGGTCATGGTATTCGTCAATACAGATGATGAAACGATTACGTTAAAAGAAAAAGTAAATTACATTGGTGTGAATGGAAGTGCTACATTTAGTTGCCGCTTTGAAAATACTTTTGTAAGCGATGAAGAAGTTATATCTCATGAGGCATCTGTATTTGTTGAAAAAATGCGTTCAATTTTTGTGTTATATCAAATTCCTTTGGGGATAGGTGTAATGGAGTCTGCGATTGAAGGAATTTTGAAAGTTAAAGCTAAGCAAAATGGCTGTAACGACTATTTAAAAGTACAAGTAGATGATATTCGGCAGAATTTACATCAAATACAACAGTCACTAAAAGAAGTGTTACAAACTGGTGAGTATTCAATGAAAGAAATTTGTAAGATCCGGTTGCAAACGGTTTATGCTACACTAACAGCCGTACAAGCAAACATGTTACATAATGGTTCCGCTGGTTACATACTGGGTAGTGCCCCCTCACGAAAATTACGAGAAGCCTACTTCTTTGCAAACTTAACGCCAACTGTTCGACATTTGGAAAAAATGATTCATCAACTTTAA
- a CDS encoding iron-containing alcohol dehydrogenase encodes MSFSYYLPTRVESGNRVSERTGELIRNLGVSSVLVVTDKGVKGAGIIDGIIKSIDNANLNYEIYDEVEPNPSAETIHRGTEILKRNNFETVLAVGGGSSIDTAKGIAAMATNPGYIFDYEGVGKLKNPPLPIIAIPTTAGTGSEVTNSTVVTNKETSFKLGVLSPLLFPDLAILDPSLTMGLPQEITAATGMDALTHAIESYTSKSANPVSQALAIQAIKMIGNNLTSSYFVGTDLESRENMLVASLLAGAAFSQSRLGNVHAISHTFGGVFNIPHGIANAALLPFVMKFNLPACAEQYREIAIALGRNVSGLSSLEAANAAIETVIEMNRAMNIPLNIKELGVSLDVLPKLVEDSMRSGNVYVNPRLTKSSDIQMIIERAYEGDLSSF; translated from the coding sequence ATGTCTTTTTCGTATTATTTGCCCACAAGAGTGGAATCTGGTAATAGAGTATCGGAAAGAACTGGGGAACTGATTAGAAATTTAGGTGTGTCAAGCGTGCTAGTAGTAACAGATAAAGGAGTAAAGGGTGCTGGCATCATAGATGGTATTATAAAATCCATCGATAATGCTAATCTAAATTACGAGATTTACGACGAGGTTGAGCCTAATCCATCGGCAGAAACGATTCATCGAGGGACAGAAATCCTTAAACGAAATAATTTTGAGACTGTACTTGCTGTTGGTGGCGGGAGTAGCATTGACACGGCCAAGGGAATAGCAGCAATGGCAACAAATCCTGGATATATATTTGACTATGAAGGTGTGGGGAAGCTTAAGAATCCTCCGCTTCCAATCATAGCAATTCCGACTACTGCCGGTACAGGGAGTGAAGTGACTAATTCGACAGTCGTAACAAATAAAGAAACATCTTTTAAATTAGGTGTACTTAGCCCATTATTATTTCCTGATTTAGCTATACTTGATCCTAGTCTTACTATGGGACTACCACAAGAAATTACTGCGGCAACAGGGATGGATGCTTTAACCCATGCGATTGAATCCTATACATCTAAGTCAGCAAACCCTGTTAGTCAGGCATTAGCAATACAAGCGATTAAAATGATTGGTAACAATTTAACAAGCTCATATTTCGTGGGAACTGATTTGGAAAGCAGGGAAAATATGCTTGTAGCCTCACTGTTAGCAGGTGCAGCGTTTTCACAATCTCGTTTGGGGAACGTTCACGCAATTTCCCATACATTTGGAGGTGTCTTTAACATACCTCATGGAATTGCAAATGCAGCACTATTGCCATTTGTGATGAAATTCAATCTGCCAGCCTGTGCCGAGCAATATAGGGAGATAGCTATAGCTTTGGGGAGGAATGTAAGCGGTTTATCTTCATTAGAGGCAGCAAATGCAGCAATTGAAACTGTTATTGAGATGAATCGAGCTATGAATATTCCTCTTAATATTAAGGAGTTAGGAGTTTCGTTGGATGTTCTGCCGAAATTAGTGGAGGATTCGATGAGAAGTGGAAATGTTTACGTAAATCCTCGATTAACAAAATCTTCTGACATCCAAATGATTATTGAAAGGGCTTATGAGGGAGATTTATCAAGCTTTTAA
- a CDS encoding helix-turn-helix domain-containing protein, giving the protein MKTRYDLQCNIAQTLNIIGDRWTLLILHELLIGETNFNDIKLKLPGLSGNLLSTRLKSLEEADLVHSELYSNHPPRYAYTLTDKGQALEPVFNAMIIWGSENLENCFKEIVDPQTNDRVEIGYYSKSSGNRIENIRVQPIK; this is encoded by the coding sequence TTGAAAACTCGCTATGACCTACAATGCAATATTGCTCAAACATTAAATATTATTGGTGATCGCTGGACATTATTAATCTTGCATGAATTATTAATCGGCGAAACAAATTTTAATGATATTAAATTAAAGTTACCAGGCCTTTCTGGTAATCTATTATCCACACGGTTAAAGTCCCTGGAAGAAGCTGACCTGGTGCATTCAGAACTTTATTCTAATCATCCACCACGCTATGCCTATACACTTACTGACAAAGGACAGGCACTTGAACCTGTATTTAACGCTATGATCATTTGGGGTAGTGAAAACTTAGAAAATTGTTTTAAAGAAATTGTGGACCCTCAAACAAATGATCGAGTTGAAATTGGTTATTATTCGAAAAGTAGCGGCAATCGCATCGAAAATATTCGAGTTCAACCAATTAAGTAG
- a CDS encoding NAD-dependent succinate-semialdehyde dehydrogenase, which yields MIITSDLIDLNELKMYINGEWKEAQNSETFSVINPSTGEVVAQVPNGGRHETQQAITAAELAFKSWSKLTAGERAKYLKKIYHLMHEYKDELARIMSMEMGKPFTEAKGEVDFAASYLEWFAEEGRRVYGETIPSSATNKRLMVIRQPIGVVASITPWNFPLAMMTRKVGPAIAAGCTAIVKPASQSPISALAFGKLVEMAGVPAGVVSVVTGQSGPITNEIFENPVVKKISFTGSTEVGKLLVTKSALQLKKLSLELGGHAPFIVFEDADLEAAAVGALTSKFRNTGQTCVCANRIYVHSSVVDKFSEIFVEKVKSLKVGNSINPSVQVGPLASKNSLSKVEEHVQDALSKGAHLLCGGQRIEGELADGLFYEPTVLAGVNTDMIITREETFGPVAPIIPFDTEEEVIGLANSTEFGLAAYFYTKDISRSVRVSEALQFGIIGMNDAVPTVAQAPFGGIKESGMGREGGHQGIDEYLEEKFISLGFETN from the coding sequence ATGATAATAACAAGTGATTTAATTGATCTAAATGAATTGAAAATGTATATAAATGGCGAATGGAAAGAAGCGCAGAATAGTGAAACTTTTTCTGTTATAAATCCATCTACAGGAGAAGTGGTGGCACAAGTTCCAAATGGCGGACGTCATGAAACGCAACAGGCAATCACAGCGGCTGAACTAGCATTCAAATCCTGGTCGAAATTAACTGCAGGTGAACGTGCGAAATATCTAAAAAAAATATATCATCTAATGCACGAGTACAAAGATGAATTAGCTAGAATCATGAGTATGGAAATGGGGAAACCCTTTACAGAAGCCAAAGGGGAAGTTGACTTTGCTGCTAGCTACCTAGAGTGGTTTGCGGAAGAAGGACGCCGTGTTTATGGGGAAACAATTCCATCCTCCGCAACAAATAAAAGGCTAATGGTGATCCGTCAGCCTATCGGAGTGGTAGCATCCATTACCCCTTGGAATTTCCCGTTAGCAATGATGACAAGGAAAGTAGGTCCTGCTATAGCTGCTGGATGTACGGCCATTGTTAAGCCTGCGAGCCAATCTCCTATTAGTGCACTAGCGTTTGGTAAATTGGTAGAAATGGCAGGTGTCCCTGCAGGGGTTGTAAGTGTCGTAACTGGACAATCTGGACCTATTACTAATGAGATCTTTGAGAATCCTGTCGTCAAGAAAATTTCTTTTACTGGATCTACGGAAGTGGGAAAACTGCTGGTTACGAAATCAGCTCTGCAATTAAAAAAGCTGTCACTGGAGCTTGGTGGGCATGCACCGTTTATCGTATTTGAGGATGCTGATTTAGAAGCTGCAGCAGTAGGTGCCTTAACAAGTAAATTTAGAAATACAGGACAGACTTGCGTTTGTGCAAATCGCATTTACGTCCATTCTTCAGTCGTTGATAAATTCTCTGAGATTTTCGTTGAAAAAGTAAAATCTCTTAAAGTTGGGAATAGCATAAATCCGAGTGTTCAAGTAGGACCACTTGCAAGCAAGAATAGCTTGTCAAAGGTAGAGGAACATGTACAAGATGCCCTATCTAAGGGTGCGCATCTACTTTGTGGGGGACAAAGGATTGAAGGAGAATTGGCTGATGGTTTATTCTATGAACCTACTGTATTGGCTGGAGTAAACACAGATATGATTATTACAAGAGAGGAAACGTTTGGACCAGTTGCACCAATCATCCCATTCGATACAGAAGAAGAAGTAATCGGACTTGCTAATAGTACGGAGTTTGGATTAGCTGCCTACTTCTATACAAAGGATATTAGTCGATCTGTTAGGGTTTCCGAAGCTCTTCAATTTGGAATTATCGGTATGAATGATGCTGTTCCTACAGTTGCACAAGCTCCATTCGGAGGTATTAAAGAAAGTGGAATGGGGCGTGAAGGCGGACATCAAGGAATAGACGAATATTTAGAAGAAAAATTTATCTCGTTGGGTTTTGAGACTAATTAA
- a CDS encoding MFS transporter yields MKKTNGRWLVVALLFLATTINYMDRAILGVAGPSMMEDLSLSPVEFGLLGSAFFWSYALMQIPVGVIVDKLGARLTYSIAIVWWSICTIFTGLGRSLGPLIGIRVLMGIGEAPAFPTNTRVISDWLPSHERGIANGIFNSGTAIGIGIATPLLAWIIQSWGWQVTFVVVGAAGFVWLAFWLFFFKNQPKESSIANDAEVAYIKGDESQTEKAPVLNISPFKLLKYKNVYPMLYGLFAHNYLTYLMMTWLPIYLVTEREMTLLNAGFFTMLPWIMSFLGNILGGFLSDGLIKRGWNSIKARKTVLGIGMLFPLMLIPTIYAESATMAIVYISIAIGGEGLAAGILWATVSDVAPKGAEGKLAGLQNFVGNLAGWIAPVATGILISKLNNFDIALIIPVVICLVASFGYLFVLKNERISIITDINREIEISRV; encoded by the coding sequence ATGAAAAAGACAAATGGAAGATGGCTTGTAGTTGCACTTCTTTTTTTAGCTACAACAATCAATTATATGGATAGGGCAATTCTTGGCGTTGCAGGCCCTTCAATGATGGAGGACCTTTCGCTATCACCTGTTGAATTTGGGTTGCTCGGGTCAGCGTTTTTTTGGTCGTATGCATTGATGCAAATTCCTGTGGGGGTAATTGTAGATAAATTAGGAGCTCGATTGACGTATTCAATTGCGATAGTTTGGTGGTCAATATGTACAATTTTCACAGGACTCGGTCGCTCGCTTGGACCATTGATAGGTATCCGTGTCCTAATGGGAATAGGGGAAGCTCCAGCGTTTCCAACCAATACACGTGTTATTTCAGATTGGCTACCATCACACGAACGTGGAATCGCAAATGGAATTTTTAATTCCGGTACGGCTATAGGGATTGGTATAGCAACACCGTTATTAGCTTGGATCATCCAAAGTTGGGGATGGCAAGTAACATTTGTGGTGGTTGGAGCAGCAGGTTTTGTATGGCTTGCATTCTGGTTATTCTTTTTCAAAAACCAGCCAAAGGAAAGCTCAATTGCAAATGATGCAGAGGTAGCTTATATCAAGGGAGACGAATCTCAAACAGAAAAAGCACCTGTTCTTAATATATCGCCATTTAAATTATTGAAATACAAAAATGTTTACCCGATGTTATATGGATTATTCGCACATAACTATCTTACTTACTTAATGATGACTTGGTTGCCTATTTATCTCGTAACAGAAAGAGAAATGACACTTTTAAATGCTGGATTTTTTACAATGCTTCCTTGGATCATGTCCTTTCTCGGAAACATACTCGGGGGCTTTTTATCAGATGGCTTAATCAAAAGAGGTTGGAATTCGATAAAAGCAAGAAAAACTGTTCTAGGGATTGGTATGCTCTTTCCGTTAATGCTTATTCCTACGATTTATGCTGAAAGCGCGACGATGGCTATTGTGTATATTTCTATAGCAATTGGCGGTGAGGGATTAGCAGCTGGTATTCTTTGGGCAACTGTTTCAGATGTAGCTCCAAAGGGTGCAGAAGGAAAATTAGCTGGATTACAAAATTTTGTTGGGAACCTAGCTGGGTGGATAGCACCTGTCGCAACTGGGATATTAATATCCAAGCTTAATAATTTCGATATTGCATTAATCATACCGGTAGTCATTTGCCTTGTTGCCTCTTTTGGATATTTGTTCGTGCTTAAGAACGAGAGGATTTCTATTATCACAGATATTAATAGAGAAATTGAAATTTCTAGAGTTTAA
- a CDS encoding ABC transporter permease: MKGRSIGLAIIGFTLLLIIWQLIIVVGDFEEALLPPPLQVGESIVELFMQGTIWEHIQISLYRFLVGYLTAVIVAIVFGLILGRMQKVWSIIDPVVQVLRPVSPIAWSPFIVLWFGIGNMPAIVIIFIAAFFPVLLSTVSAVRKVDNIHLRLAANFELTRYQLLTKVVFPAAFPMIANGLHMAIGTAWIFLVAGEMVGAQSGLGYLIVDSRNSLSLDVVLAAIIIIGLLGLLLDRGIRYFESWVTRIWGGNTSL; this comes from the coding sequence ATGAAAGGAAGAAGTATCGGGCTAGCTATCATTGGATTTACATTATTACTGATAATTTGGCAATTGATTATTGTGGTAGGTGACTTTGAAGAGGCACTTTTACCACCTCCACTTCAAGTTGGGGAATCAATAGTAGAACTATTTATGCAAGGAACAATTTGGGAACATATTCAAATAAGTCTATATCGCTTTTTGGTTGGATATCTAACGGCTGTAATTGTAGCGATAGTTTTCGGCCTAATTTTAGGAAGAATGCAAAAAGTTTGGTCGATTATTGACCCAGTTGTGCAAGTGTTGAGACCTGTTTCGCCAATTGCATGGTCACCATTTATTGTTCTTTGGTTTGGAATTGGAAATATGCCCGCAATTGTAATTATCTTTATTGCCGCATTTTTCCCTGTGTTACTATCGACTGTTTCCGCTGTTAGAAAAGTCGACAACATTCATTTAAGACTTGCTGCGAATTTTGAATTAACTCGCTATCAATTATTAACGAAAGTTGTTTTTCCAGCCGCATTTCCAATGATTGCTAATGGACTTCATATGGCGATTGGAACAGCGTGGATCTTTTTAGTAGCCGGTGAAATGGTGGGGGCACAATCTGGACTAGGCTATTTAATTGTCGATTCACGAAATTCATTAAGTTTAGATGTTGTATTGGCTGCAATCATTATTATTGGACTTCTCGGACTATTATTGGATAGAGGCATTCGCTATTTTGAAAGTTGGGTAACGAGAATATGGGGAGGAAACACATCGTTGTAA
- a CDS encoding ABC transporter substrate-binding protein, with amino-acid sequence MKKYIFLFTLITLLLVLAACGVEQETDSTNGEEDKKVIKIGHLPITHAAPLFLQNEEKYEDYEIELVKFGSWPELMDALNTGKIDGASVLIQLAMKAKEQGIDLKAVALGHRDGNVVVVSPEIDNVEDLKGKSFAIPNRFSTHNVLLYQMLQKAGIAYDELDVVELAPAEMPAALAEGRIAGYVVAEPFGAIAVSLEKGKVLYQSEEIWPNSIDCGLVLRGDFIKENEELAKQFVQDYAAAGDKAHTGDESAHRVIGKYIDVEDKVLDLSLQWISYNDLKIQEDSYKILTDSLIEMGLSEQPPSYEDFVNTTLIED; translated from the coding sequence TTGAAAAAGTATATTTTTCTTTTCACGCTTATCACACTATTACTAGTATTAGCTGCTTGCGGTGTCGAGCAAGAAACTGACAGTACCAACGGGGAAGAAGATAAGAAAGTTATCAAAATTGGTCATTTACCAATTACTCATGCTGCACCATTATTTTTGCAGAATGAAGAAAAATATGAAGACTATGAAATCGAACTAGTGAAATTTGGCTCTTGGCCAGAATTAATGGATGCGTTGAATACTGGAAAAATAGACGGTGCTTCTGTACTGATTCAACTTGCTATGAAAGCAAAAGAACAAGGTATTGATTTAAAAGCTGTTGCTCTTGGTCACCGTGATGGTAATGTCGTTGTTGTTTCACCAGAGATTGACAATGTGGAAGATCTAAAAGGAAAAAGTTTTGCCATTCCAAATAGATTTTCAACTCACAATGTTCTTCTTTATCAAATGCTGCAAAAAGCAGGCATTGCTTATGATGAATTGGATGTCGTAGAGTTAGCACCTGCTGAAATGCCAGCAGCACTTGCTGAAGGAAGAATTGCAGGATATGTTGTAGCAGAACCATTTGGAGCGATTGCCGTTTCACTAGAAAAAGGAAAAGTTTTGTACCAATCAGAAGAAATTTGGCCAAATTCTATCGATTGTGGTTTAGTGTTGCGCGGTGACTTTATTAAAGAAAATGAGGAGCTTGCAAAACAATTTGTTCAAGATTATGCTGCAGCTGGCGACAAAGCTCATACAGGGGATGAAAGTGCACACAGAGTGATTGGGAAATATATAGACGTAGAAGATAAAGTATTGGATTTATCATTACAATGGATTTCTTACAATGATTTAAAAATTCAAGAAGATTCTTATAAAATTTTAACGGACTCTTTAATTGAGATGGGTCTTTCTGAGCAACCCCCATCATATGAAGATTTTGTGAATACTACGTTGATTGAAGATTAG
- a CDS encoding ABC transporter ATP-binding protein, whose protein sequence is MGEKLISIKNVSKRYGESQNHELILDDISLEVKKGEIVAILGKSGCGKSTLLNCIGGFEPITKGDIFLDGELVKKPSKRCIMLMQNYALLPWRSVLKNVEFALENSEFSKEQRREKALQYLKMVGLENRLHVLPSQLSGGMQQRVAIARALAIQPEVILMDEPFAALDTFTRYYLQQELLNIQQSENTTILLVTHDIDEAIFLADRVLILNANPGRIHKEVEIKIPKSRDRSSTDFQYYREIIFKEFEFTQQQIQLEYNI, encoded by the coding sequence ATGGGAGAGAAACTTATTTCTATAAAAAATGTTTCAAAGCGGTATGGTGAATCACAAAACCATGAACTGATCTTAGATGATATTTCTTTAGAAGTGAAAAAGGGAGAAATTGTTGCAATCCTTGGGAAGAGTGGCTGTGGGAAAAGTACATTGTTAAATTGTATCGGTGGGTTTGAACCGATTACTAAAGGCGACATTTTTCTAGATGGTGAACTAGTAAAAAAGCCGAGTAAACGGTGCATTATGCTCATGCAAAATTATGCATTATTACCATGGAGATCTGTACTAAAAAATGTAGAATTTGCTCTAGAAAACTCTGAATTTTCTAAAGAACAAAGAAGAGAAAAAGCCCTTCAATACTTAAAAATGGTAGGTTTAGAGAATCGCTTGCATGTGTTACCAAGTCAATTATCAGGAGGCATGCAACAACGCGTTGCGATTGCAAGAGCATTAGCCATTCAACCAGAAGTCATTTTGATGGATGAACCATTTGCTGCACTAGACACTTTTACTCGCTATTATTTACAACAAGAATTATTAAATATTCAGCAATCGGAAAATACAACCATTCTTCTTGTTACACATGACATTGATGAAGCCATTTTCTTAGCTGATCGAGTGCTGATACTTAATGCAAATCCAGGTCGAATACATAAAGAGGTTGAAATCAAAATCCCGAAATCTCGAGATCGATCCAGTACTGATTTCCAATATTATCGTGAAATCATCTTTAAAGAATTTGAGTTTACACAACAGCAAATCCAATTAGAATATAACATTTAG
- a CDS encoding DUF4242 domain-containing protein has translation MGLFLVEANVNDVTSKEQFNALIENLGGNNDSSVVEVQVAKDFSRAYFILEANGKEVATNALQNVGIQSDLVKEVRIVGKELEDVKNNKEVVNYLVEWEIPAEITMDQYLARKKKNSVHYEEVPEVKFSRTYVCEDMTKCLCFYDAPDEAAVKRAREAVQTPITSLTELAD, from the coding sequence ATGGGTTTATTTTTAGTAGAAGCAAATGTAAATGACGTAACAAGTAAGGAACAATTCAATGCACTAATTGAAAATCTGGGTGGTAACAATGATTCATCTGTTGTTGAAGTACAAGTGGCAAAAGATTTTAGTCGTGCATATTTCATTTTAGAAGCGAATGGGAAAGAAGTAGCAACTAATGCACTTCAAAACGTAGGCATCCAATCAGATTTAGTAAAAGAAGTACGTATAGTAGGGAAAGAGCTAGAAGACGTAAAAAACAACAAGGAAGTAGTGAACTATTTAGTAGAGTGGGAGATTCCAGCTGAAATTACGATGGATCAATATTTAGCACGTAAAAAGAAAAATTCAGTTCACTATGAAGAAGTACCAGAAGTGAAATTCTCACGCACATACGTTTGTGAAGATATGACAAAATGCTTATGTTTCTATGATGCGCCGGATGAAGCGGCAGTAAAACGTGCACGTGAAGCGGTACAAACACCAATTACATCATTAACAGAATTAGCTGATTAA
- the lhgO gene encoding L-2-hydroxyglutarate oxidase, whose protein sequence is MFDFSIVGGGIVGLSTGMALTKRYPGAKIVIIEKEKDWAHHQTGNNSGVIHSGIYYKPGSFKAKFAREGNAAMVRFCQEHGISYDICGKVIVATEQNELPHMENLYERGIQNGLDVVKIGKEELKEIEPHVSGLGAIRVPSCGIVDYKGVARKFAEIIQEGGGVVRLETKVENIVERTDGVTIETNRGTINSRFLINCAGLHSDRVAKMSGTETGMKIVPFRGEYYELTPEKRHLVKHLIYPVPNPEFPFLGVHFTRMINGDVHAGPNAVLAFKREGYTKTDINVKDMFEVLTYPGFWKMAMPNMKEGMKEYVRSFSKRAFLHSLQRLIPELTEKDIIPTHAGVRAQALMQDGSMVDDFAIFPGKNSLHICNAPSPAATASIQIGNAVVERISESSKILERFA, encoded by the coding sequence ATGTTTGATTTTTCAATTGTAGGTGGAGGAATCGTTGGATTATCCACAGGAATGGCGCTCACAAAAAGGTATCCGGGTGCAAAGATTGTAATTATTGAAAAGGAAAAAGATTGGGCCCATCACCAAACAGGAAATAATAGTGGGGTAATTCATTCAGGTATATATTATAAACCAGGTAGTTTTAAGGCGAAATTTGCACGTGAAGGGAACGCAGCGATGGTACGATTTTGCCAGGAGCACGGTATTAGTTATGATATTTGCGGGAAGGTAATTGTCGCTACCGAACAAAATGAATTACCGCATATGGAGAATTTGTACGAACGAGGCATTCAAAACGGTTTAGATGTAGTTAAAATCGGTAAAGAAGAATTGAAAGAAATAGAACCCCATGTTAGTGGACTTGGTGCCATCCGTGTTCCGAGCTGCGGAATTGTCGATTACAAAGGCGTTGCACGGAAATTTGCTGAAATTATTCAAGAAGGTGGCGGAGTTGTTCGTCTAGAAACGAAAGTAGAAAATATCGTTGAGCGAACGGATGGGGTAACGATTGAGACGAACCGCGGAACTATCAATTCTCGTTTCCTAATAAATTGTGCTGGATTACATAGCGATCGCGTGGCGAAAATGTCTGGTACCGAAACGGGTATGAAAATTGTACCGTTCCGAGGTGAATATTATGAGCTAACACCGGAAAAACGTCACCTTGTGAAGCATTTAATTTATCCTGTGCCAAATCCGGAATTCCCATTCCTAGGAGTTCACTTTACTCGAATGATAAATGGTGATGTCCATGCAGGTCCAAATGCCGTATTGGCTTTTAAACGTGAAGGATATACCAAGACAGATATTAACGTGAAGGATATGTTTGAAGTGTTGACATACCCTGGATTCTGGAAGATGGCAATGCCAAATATGAAAGAGGGTATGAAAGAATATGTCCGTTCTTTCAGTAAACGGGCATTTTTACATAGCCTTCAACGGCTTATTCCGGAGTTAACCGAGAAAGACATCATACCAACACATGCCGGGGTGCGCGCGCAGGCTCTAATGCAAGACGGAAGCATGGTAGATGATTTTGCGATTTTTCCGGGGAAAAATTCGCTTCACATATGTAATGCGCCATCACCGGCTGCAACGGCATCTATTCAAATTGGTAATGCTGTAGTCGAACGCATTTCTGAAAGTTCCAAAATCCTAGAACGATTTGCCTAA
- a CDS encoding GntR family transcriptional regulator, with protein MISGKERGDRTEFVYNLLKKMIFDWSLSPGQKINISHLTREINISAIPLREALSRLNSEKLVILEPNKGYRVSGMLDAESITKMLEARILLETHAIRNIIRLNNLSVTKEMTELTEQMYSISGSINKKILDFTHLDQQFHHSIMKAGGNSFLFEAYEAMHCHLHIGRFYHVKGELDQKEAPAEHLEIIEAIKTRDVYRAEHTLSTHIQDSINRLLDKKTIPSEIENKLL; from the coding sequence ATGATTTCTGGAAAAGAAAGAGGAGACAGGACGGAGTTTGTATATAATCTATTAAAAAAAATGATTTTTGACTGGAGTTTATCACCGGGTCAAAAAATCAATATTAGCCATTTAACAAGGGAAATCAACATAAGCGCCATCCCTTTAAGAGAAGCGTTATCTCGTCTTAACTCTGAAAAATTAGTGATTTTAGAACCAAACAAGGGATATCGTGTAAGTGGCATGCTAGATGCTGAAAGTATTACAAAAATGCTAGAAGCTCGTATTTTATTGGAAACCCATGCCATTCGGAATATTATCCGTTTAAATAATTTAAGTGTGACCAAGGAAATGACCGAACTGACAGAGCAAATGTATTCTATTTCCGGTTCGATAAATAAAAAAATACTCGATTTCACCCATTTAGATCAACAATTTCATCATTCCATTATGAAGGCTGGCGGAAACTCATTTCTTTTTGAGGCATACGAAGCCATGCACTGCCATCTACATATAGGTCGTTTTTATCACGTCAAAGGGGAACTAGACCAAAAAGAAGCGCCAGCAGAACATTTGGAAATTATTGAAGCAATTAAAACAAGAGATGTATACAGAGCCGAGCATACTCTTTCCACCCATATCCAAGATTCCATAAACCGATTGTTAGATAAAAAGACAATACCTTCTGAAATTGAAAACAAGCTTTTATAA